The sequence AGAATATATTTAAAATATTTGATTTATTCAATTTGTAATTTTAAATTCTATTATTAGAGTAGCGATTGTAAAACAAAAAAACAATATTTTTATCTGAAAATGCTACTATTGATATACAATATTCTATAATTTTGGACGAAAAAAGTATAAAGTATGAAATTTTGTGCTTGATAATTCATGCTTTATGCTGCAAAATAATTATCTGGTTTCGCTCTGTGCATCTGTCTTATCTTGAGTTTTCTTGGCATTGTGCAATCCAGATTCCCAGAGCCAAATACATGATTAAGTCATATCTTCTAAATAATTTGTTCGTTCCATTACGACAAATTTCTCCATCAATGTTGCTAGCTTCAGCAGCTTTGCATAGTTTGTTATTTGCAGTACCAATACCTTCAAATTCGCAGAATACAGAATTATCAAAAGGCGGTAATACTCCAGAAAACGATACAGCAAAAGTATCAAAAGATGTTTGTGATGAAGATGGTTCTCTTGAAGGAGCAGGAGAAGATTCTTTAGATGAAGATACTTCTCTGGAAGGAGCAGGAGAAGATCCTTTAGGTGAAGATGGTTCTCTTGAAGGAGCAGGAGAAGATTCTTTAGGTGAAGATGGTTCTCTTGAAGGAGCAGGAGAAGATTCTTTAGGTGAAGATACTTCTCTGGAAGGAGCAGGAGAAGATTCTTTAGGTGAAGATGCTTCTCTTGAAGGAGCAGGAGAAGATTCTTTAGGTGAAGATACTTCTCTGGAAGGAGCAGGAGAAGATTCTTTAGGTGAAGATGAATCTTTTGCTGAAGAAATATTAGGTGACGAAAATACAGCGACATCTTCACAAGAAGAACTGTGCGAAGATGACACCTTACCGAAAGGAAAAGCGATAAAAGTACCCCAAGAAACACCTTTGCTAAGCGATTTGGAAAACGAAAGCAACAGTGAAGAAGCTGGGGATAGTGAAGACGCAATTCCGGATTTGGCTAATGGTGAGCCTTTAGATGAGTCAGGCGATTCTATCGATGATGCACCAGTTGATAATATTTCTCTTGGCGGAGATGATATCTCATCAGAGGAATTGCCTACTCCTGGCGAAAATTTATCTTTAGGTGAGCCCGAAATCGAACCTGAGATTGCTTTTACACCTTCCGAACCATCTGAAGAACCCATTGAAGATACACCATCAGAATCAGTAGAAGAACCTATCGACGATATAAGTTCTGAGCCAGTAGAAGAACCTATTGACGATACAAGTTCTGAGACAGTAGAAGAACCTATTGATGATACAAATTCTGAACCAACAGAACAACCTGAAGAAATAGCGGAACCAGAATCCTCTGATACAGAAACGGAGTTGAATCCAGAAGAAACTACTCCTTCACAGACAGATACCCAAACCCGTCGAGTCGATCCATTTGCTGAATTTCCTAAATACAGCAGCGTAAGACCTAATTTTTGTGGAGTCAAAAGCGCAAAAATAGATAGACGCACTAGACTTACATCTGATTCTTTAGATTCAGTGCAAGCTTATTTCGACAAAAAGTTAGCAGGAACTGATTTCCAGGTAGAAAAACTTACCGATCAAACCGATACAAAGGTTTATCAAGTTTCTAAAGGCAGTCTAACTCAATTTCTACAGCTATTCGCAGTTGAAGGGCAGGGTACGATGATTCTTTTATCTTCCCAGCGAGTTGATTGCTACAGATTAAGCAATGAAAGTCAGTTAGAAGAAACTAAAACCGAAGAACAAGCTTTTGATGCAGCATTCCAAAATCTATACGCTCAACTAAGTTGGACGGAAGAAAAAGGTTTTGTTGCCAATTCTGAAGTGGAAAAAATATTCGGGAAAGATACAAACAAAACCCCTGACGAATTAGCTTTGCTGGTTAAAACAAAGTTAGAGTCGGAAGGTTTTGCAGCATCTCAAGTTAGCCAAGAAAATTCCGGACTTTTGTATGAAGTCAAAAAAGGTGAATTTACAAAATATATTTCTTTTTTACCAACGAAAGAAGGTAAAGGAGCAATTATTTTGGCTTTGAAGAATTCTCCTTAATTTGTAACTAGTATTTTTTAACTTGTAATTCGTAATTCGTAACTTTGATTATGGATTACGATTTTTTTATATTGAATAGATATTTAGATCAAACTTAGCAAAACGCCACATTTTTTTGTAAGGTGAATGATTAGTATCGCTTCGCGGAATTAAGAAGTAATAAGTTTGATTTTATAGGCTTTTCAGGCATTTTTAATTGTTGCCTTATTTATGCCGCATTGTACTAGTGGTTCGCCAAGCGAACTTTGCTGGGTTTAGCGTGGAAATAAAAAGTTTTTTCTCCCCCTGCTCCCTCCGCTTCCCCTGCTCCCCCTGCCTGCCCTTACCCGGCAATTGTGGCTTGCCAGAGTACTAGGCTCTTGACTTTAATAGAATTTCTGTGCTTTTGATTCATACAATTTAATCTCACTCTTCCCCTCTCCCTTAATAAGGAGAGGGGTGCCCGTCATGGCGGGGTGAGGTTTCTAGTGTATTGGACTCAACTGAGATTCGCTACATATAACAGGAGAATCTTGCAAGATGCCTTAATAAAAAACGATAAAACTTTTAATGTCTATTAAATATAAAAAATCGTAACTCGCAACCAAAAATATTTTGATTACCAATTACGATATATTAACCGATTAAAGCAATAACTAATTAATACTTAAATCTTGAACAGATTCATTCCAAATATGCAAATAAATTAACTCTAATTGATTGCTAACAGTGGCAAAATAGTCCACGCGACGCGCACGTAATACAATAAAAAGCCGAAAACAAGTATATGCAAGAATCGCTACTGCTATTCCTGCTGCACTACTAATTAAGGCTTGCAGAATTAAATTTGCTACCCCGCTACTATCTGCACTATCTGCACCACCGTTTCTCAAAGTTAGAAAAGTAGTAATTAAACCACCAGCAGTACCCAAAATACCTAACAAAGGTGCAATTACAACTACACTTTCTAACAGCTTATTGCTTCCCCCAATATCAATCAATTCTTTGTCAGCCGCTGCTTGTAGTGCTAAACGAAAATTCTCCGGAGTTGGATTATTTAGTTTTAACGGTGCAGCAAGAAAACGCCCAATCGCCAAATCTTCAGCAGCAGTCGCAATTTCTCCTGCTTTCTCCCAATCATATTGTGCTACTGTCAGCACATCCTGCACTACCTGTCTTTCCTGAACTACCAACTTTAACCAAAACCAAACGCGCTGTATCGCGTAAGCCAAAGTTACAACAGACAAAACTAGCAGAGGAAACATCATGAAGCCCCCTGCTAAAAAGATATCAAATAGTCTGGTCATTTTTACTCAGGTAAGCGCCTAGCGTAACAAATGATTCGTCGTATTAAGTAGAATACCTGATTTAAAGCGTTGTTTTGGTTAAGACAAGTTTCGTTAAAGGATAAGCTGTAATTAAAGCAAACAAACTGAAGATTAGGAATTGCGATCGCGTAGAGGGGGTAGAGGGGGTAGAGGGGGTAGATAGGGATTACTCCTTCCCAGTAAAAGATTACCTAAAAAATTGAGGGAGAGAGGGAGAGAGGGAGAGAGGGAGAGAGGGAGAGAGGGAGAGAGGGAGGGAAAATTTTTATAGGAAATCTTACAGCGTAACGGGATTAATACGCAATTACCAATTACCAATGCCCAATGCCCAATGCCCCATTCCCAATTATTTATTTCCCTTTCAAAATATGAATTGCCGCACCCGCAGCAGCACCATTAATAGTGTTACTAACAGTATTATCGCGGTTGGTAATTTCACCTAAGACAGTACCACCAGCAGCACCTGCTCCTAAATCCTGAAGAAGATTGCGGTCTTTTTTGTTTCTTCTACCGCTATTAGCAGCATTAACAGCAGCACCGGCAGCAGCGCCATTTGCAGCATTGGTAAGAACAGAATCGTTGTTGGTAATGATTCCGGTGATAGCACCAGCAGCAGCACCAATTGCTGCATCTTCTAATAAATCTTCGTCAGCCCTAGCTGGTTGTGCTGGAATTAAAGTAGCGCTAAATATACCTGTAGCTAATAAGCTAGGTAAGAATGCACGTTTGATAAATTTATTCATTTCTACACCTATTATTGATAACTTGTTGGGAATTCGTTTTTGATATCCTGCATTTCCCACGTGAGATATTTTTCTAGCCAAGGAACTAAATTGGAATATAAAAGTTGCTTGAGGAACTAATGCAAGATACAAAGTTTTTCAATCTTCTTAGACCTATATTTCTATTTTAGGAGAAAATACTTTTAGATCGCACGAGTAGTATATTGAATAATCTATTTTTATTACTTTGGTCATAATTTAAGTCTAAAACTGTGTATAAAATTATTCTTTAACAGGATTCACAAAAGTTAGCACACCATCCTTAATAGGGCTATGACGAATCATTTTCTTATCTAATGCGTAGTTTTGTGGGCTTATCCAAGGTTCGCGGTTGCCCTGTTTTGGTAACAAATGCATTACGCGCTGTATGTAGCCATTTACATCCTAACGAAATGTTGTTGCAATTTATCATTCAGCAGCTTTATTAATAGTTGGTTCGGGAAGAGATTCACCAGTTGATTGAAAAGCTATTACTAAAGATTTATTAGCTTCGGTTCCGTTATCAACTGCTTCCTCACAAGTGTCGCCATGAGTCCGCCATTTTTGTCCGGGAAAGCCAGGAAAACCAACTAAAAAACAATTATCTTCTTCCGACCATTCAATTATCATTTTATACTTAAGTTTCATCATAATTAATATTATCTTATATTTAATTCTCTCTTCACTTCTTTCCTCTGCGTCCTCTGCGCCCTCTGCGGTTTGAATCACTTATATTTTACTCTTTTCACATCCCCGCAAAATGTTCTTGTAACTTATCGTGAATAAACGTAAAACGTCCGCCAACTTGGTTGATTAATTTGCGCTCGTCTGCGTATTTTAAAAAGCGGGTATAGTTCCAGGGGATTGAGCGACTTTTCCAGAATACTATGTGTACAGAGAAGTGCTTAATTATGGGAACAACACTTAATGATGCTGTTGCAATCCACGTCCAGTAAATACTAGATGCTAAGATTCTTTCAATAGGTTGACTTTCCCCTACGATCGCAGCAAATATTGCCGCAAATAACATACAACATAACATTATAAATATAGAAAATATAATGTTATTATGTAATGATTTGATAACCGTTTGGTTAGGAATATTATAGGTTTTCAATCTATCATCATTTGCTCTATATCTGACTCCAGAAAGTAAGACACCAAGGATTCCAAAAAGAGTTCCGTAAAAAGAAACATACATCAAGATACTGCGATTTTTCTGAATAGCTAAACCTATTCCAATTACTAACCCAGCAATGATTCCAATTATGCCGTTTTTGAATGATAATCTGAATTTAAAGCTTATTTTTTTAAAAAAATAAATATTCTTATTTTTACTAAAAATTTCCTCTACTATATAATATATAGTTCCGAAAAAAGCATAGAAAACACCTAATAATAAGATTGTCAAAAGTTCAAGTTTTAATTTGCGGATAAAATCTAAAATCAGATCAACAAAATAACTAATAATTAAATCAATACTTAATGTGTAAAATTGATACGTAATAAAAAAATTAAATCCATAAAATAATAAATAAATCAAACCAGTAATAAAGCCCAAGCCTATCAACCCTACTAAAATCCA comes from Rivularia sp. PCC 7116 and encodes:
- a CDS encoding MotA/TolQ/ExbB proton channel family protein encodes the protein MTRLFDIFLAGGFMMFPLLVLSVVTLAYAIQRVWFWLKLVVQERQVVQDVLTVAQYDWEKAGEIATAAEDLAIGRFLAAPLKLNNPTPENFRLALQAAADKELIDIGGSNKLLESVVVIAPLLGILGTAGGLITTFLTLRNGGADSADSSGVANLILQALISSAAGIAVAILAYTCFRLFIVLRARRVDYFATVSNQLELIYLHIWNESVQDLSIN
- a CDS encoding type II toxin-antitoxin system HicB family antitoxin, with amino-acid sequence MMKLKYKMIIEWSEEDNCFLVGFPGFPGQKWRTHGDTCEEAVDNGTEANKSLVIAFQSTGESLPEPTINKAAE